Proteins co-encoded in one Vigna radiata var. radiata cultivar VC1973A unplaced genomic scaffold, Vradiata_ver6 scaffold_300, whole genome shotgun sequence genomic window:
- the LOC106754969 gene encoding protein ALTERED XYLOGLUCAN 4-like: MKGANSIKDQSLSNRLLPCTLHILLPIPLLPMIFLSVYFHPFSLAPSPSTKLLPPPSSSTSTPLPPSAVLADKDKDYVCDTPCDYSNGRWVGDKTDPLYNGTTCSTIKESQNCMINGRQDSSYLYWRWKPYQCHLPRFEPNTFLQLITNKHLAFVGDSLARNQIESLLCLLATVSAPKRVHHKGSRRWHFASHNASLSLYWSPFLVQGVQRSNTGPLHNIIHLDRNEKWTKDVDEMDLIVLSVGNWFLVPSVYYEGGKVLGCLNCEGLEYSDIGFYGPLRKALRATLDRIIEKKVGKGNGVNVIVRTFSPSHFEGDWDKEGSCPKTRPYIKGEMKLGEVDEEIRRIEMEEVENAKVKAKEFRGFSFETLDVTKLSWLRPDGHPGAYMNHFPLGNGVSGRVQNDCVHWCLPGPIDSWNEILLEMIKTQHCRLSLFNLSH, from the exons ATGAAAGGTGCAAACTCAATCAAAGATCAATCTCTCTCCAACAGACTTCTTCCTTGTACACTCCATATTTTACTCCCAATACCTCTACTACCTATGATTTTTCTCTCTGTTTACTTTCACCCTTTTTCTCTTGCTCCATCTCCATCAACTAagcttcttcctcctccttcttcttctacttccaCTCCTCTTCCTCCTTCTGCAG TCTTGGCAGACAAGGACAAGGACTATGTTTGTGATACTCCGTGTGACTACTCTAATGGCAGATGGGTGGGTGACAAGACAGACCCTTTGTATAATGGCACAACCTGTTCGACAATCAAAGAAAGCCAGAATTGTATGATCAATGGGAGGCAGGACTCCAGCTACCTTTACTGGAGATGGAAACCATATCAGTGTCATCTTCCAAGATTTGAGCCTaacacttttcttcaactcaTTACTAACAAGCATCTTGCTTTTGTTGGGGACTCTCTGGCTAGGAACCAAATAGAGTCCCTTCTTTGCTTGCTAGCAACCGTGTCAGCACCTAAACGTGTCCACCACAAAGGGTCTCGGCGGTGGCACTTTGCTTCTCACAATGCAAGCCTGTCCCTATATTGGTCCCCATTTCTTGTGCAAGGGGTTCAAAGATCAAACACAGGGCCACTTCATAACATAATCCATTTGGATCGTAATGAGAAGTGGACAAAGGATGTGGATGAAATGGACTTGATTGTGCTATCAGTTGGAAATTGGTTTTTGGTTCCTTCAGTTTACTACGAGGGTGGTAAGGTTTTAGGTTGCTTAAACTGTGAAGGTCTTGAGTACAGTGATATTGGATTTTATGGTCCACTAAGAAAGGCTCTGAGGGCTACTCTTGATAGGATAATAGAGAAGAAAGTTGGTAAAGGAAATGGAGTTAATGTGATAGTGAGAACATTTTCACCTTCTCATTTTGAGGGTGATTGGGATAAGGAGGGTAGTTGTCCAAAGACTAGACCTTACATAAAGGGGGAGATGAAACTTGGAGAAGTGGATGAAGAGATCAGAAGGATTGAAATGGAAGAAGTGGAAAATGCTAAGGTAAAAGCCAAAGAGTTTAGAGGGTTTAGCTTTGAGACACTTGATGTAACAAAATTATCATGGTTGAGACCAGATGGGCATCCAGGAGCTTATATGAATCATTTTCCACTTGGTAATGGCGTTTCAGGGCGTGTGCAGAATGATTGTGTTCATTGGTGCTTGCCAGGGCCTATAGACTCCTGGAATGAGATCTTGCTGGAGATGATCAAAACACAACACTGCAGATtatcactttttaatttatcacaCTGA
- the LOC106754961 gene encoding protein ALTERED XYLOGLUCAN 4, protein MGITSPFKDQSLSITKRLLPWTLYALLPIALLRLYFYPLPFPTSPETELPNSTPVTIISHSSLSASPPSSPEKEKAYESPCDYFDGKWIRDKRGPLYNGTTCGTIKEGQNCIAHGRPDSGYLYWRWKPSQCKLPRFEPQTFLQLISNKHVAFVGDSMARNQLESLLCMLSTASSPNLVYRNGEDNKFRKWHFPSHNVTVSLYWSPFLVQGVEKSNSGPNHNKLYLDHVDERWARDMDQMDLIVLSIGHWFLHPAVYYEGSSVLGCHYCPGLNHTEIGFYDVLRKALRTTLNSIIDRRGGKGYGTDIIVTTFSPAHFEGEWDKAGACPKTKPYRKGEKELEGMDSDMRKIEIEEVEDAKTKANNLGGIIRLEALDVTKLALLRPDGHPGPYMYPFPFANGNQERVQNDCVHWCLPGPIDTWNEIFLEFMKKWGEQPRIEE, encoded by the exons ATGGGAATCACAAGCCCATTCAAAGACCAATCCCTGTCCATAACCAAGAGACTTCTTCCTTGGACCCTTTACGCTCTTCTTCCCATTGCTCTGCTTCGCTTATACTTCTACCCTCTACCCTTCCCTACATCTCCAGAAACAGAGCTTCCCAACTCCACCCCAGTCACCATCATCTCCCACTCTTCTCTTTCTGCTTCTCCACCTTCTTCTCCAG aaaaagagaaagcttATGAGAGCCCATGTGATTACTTTGATGGCAAATGGATCCGTGACAAGAGAGGTCCTTTGTACAACGGTACAACTTGTGGTACAATCAAAGAAGGCCAGAATTGCATAGCACATGGAAGACCTGACTCTGGCTATCTTTACTGGAGATGGAAACCAAGTCAATGCAAACTTCCAAGGTTTGAGCCTCAAACTTTTCTCCAACTCATTAGCAACAAGCATGTAGCTTTTGTCGGGGATTCTATGGCCAGGAACCAATTAGAGTCCCTTCTTTGCATGTTGAGCACTGCTTCAAGCCCTAACCTTGTCTACCGGAATGGTGAGGACAACAAATTTCGGAAGTGGCATTTTCCTTCTCACAATGTGACTGTCTCATTGTACTGGTCCCCATTTCTTGTGCAAGGTGTTGAAAAGTCAAATTCAGGGCCAAATCATAATAAGTTGTATTTGGATCATGTTGATGAGAGGTGGGCAAGGGATATGGATCAAATGGACCTGATTGTGTTGTCAATTGGGCACTGGTTTTTGCACCCTGCAGTGTACTATGAGGGAAGTTCAGTCTTGGGGTGTCATTACTGTCCTGGCCTAAATCACACTGAAATTGGGTTTTATGATGTGTTAAGAAAGGCTTTAAGGACTACCCTCAATAGTATAATTGATAGGAGAGGAGGTAAGGGCTATGGAACTGATATAATTGTGACAACATTTTCACCTGCACATTTTGAAGGTGAATGGGATAAAGCTGGTGCTTGTCCAAAGACAAAGCCTTATAGAAAAGGGGAGAAGGAACTTGAAGGGATGGATTCTGATATGAGAAAGATTGAGATTGAAGAAGTGGAAGATGCCAAGACAAAAGCTAATAATTTGGGAGGGATTATTAGGTTGGAGGCATTGGATGTAACAAAATTAGCGCTATTGAGACCAGATGGCCACCCAGGTCCTTATATGTATCCCTTTCCATTTGCTAATGGGAATCAAGAGCGTGTGCAGAATGATTGTGTTCATTGGTGCTTGCCAGGGCCTATTGACACATGGAATGAGATTTTTCTGGAGTTCATGAAGAAGTGGGGTGAACAACCTAGGATTGAAGAGTGA